Proteins encoded together in one Alteribacter keqinensis window:
- the rseP gene encoding RIP metalloprotease RseP, whose protein sequence is MNTFIAIVIIFGLLVFIHEWGHLIFAKRAGILCREFAIGFGPKIFSFKKNETTYTIRLLPLGGFVRMAGEDPEMIQIKPGYEIGLKFDEQDRVTDIVVNNKSKHPDCKVIQVEKIDLEHKLFVQGYVADEEGLVTYPVHEKANFIHDEEATQIAPYDRQFPSKTIPQRAMAIFAGPMMNFALAAVILTAYALIAGLPVDEALVGDVTDDGVAIEAGLEQGDRILSIDGENVSTWEEMTTIIQGSANESLLFQVERGSETFQVEMVPDERIGPEEQVQGVVGIYPPTEFNVFGSILFGFTTTYEYTVLIVEALGMLVTGQFSLDHLAGPVGIYSYTGEVAAMGILVLMQWAAILSVNLGIINLLPLPALDGGRLMFIGLEAVRGKPIDPQKEGMVHFIGFALLMLLMLVVTWNDINKFFL, encoded by the coding sequence GTGAATACGTTTATAGCTATTGTGATAATTTTTGGTCTTTTGGTTTTCATTCACGAATGGGGACATTTGATTTTTGCAAAGCGGGCAGGAATTTTATGCCGTGAATTTGCCATCGGTTTCGGTCCGAAGATCTTTTCTTTCAAAAAGAATGAGACAACCTACACGATCCGTCTCCTTCCTTTAGGCGGGTTTGTAAGGATGGCCGGAGAAGACCCGGAAATGATACAGATCAAGCCGGGCTATGAGATCGGCCTTAAATTCGATGAACAGGACCGGGTGACCGATATTGTTGTAAACAATAAATCAAAACATCCGGACTGCAAAGTGATTCAGGTAGAAAAAATTGATCTTGAACATAAGCTTTTTGTACAAGGTTATGTAGCAGATGAAGAAGGTCTGGTTACGTATCCTGTACACGAAAAGGCGAACTTTATCCACGATGAGGAAGCAACACAGATTGCTCCTTATGACCGCCAGTTCCCATCAAAAACGATTCCGCAGCGGGCGATGGCCATTTTTGCAGGCCCGATGATGAACTTTGCCCTGGCGGCAGTTATTCTTACTGCCTATGCACTGATTGCCGGACTTCCCGTTGACGAAGCCCTTGTAGGTGATGTAACAGACGACGGAGTAGCAATTGAAGCGGGTCTTGAACAGGGTGACCGGATCCTTTCAATTGACGGCGAAAATGTCTCCACTTGGGAAGAGATGACTACCATTATTCAGGGAAGTGCCAACGAATCTCTTTTATTCCAAGTAGAGAGAGGATCTGAGACGTTCCAGGTCGAAATGGTACCTGATGAAAGAATCGGTCCTGAAGAACAGGTTCAGGGTGTTGTCGGTATTTACCCGCCCACAGAGTTTAATGTTTTTGGTTCCATTCTCTTTGGGTTTACCACGACCTACGAGTATACTGTCCTGATTGTTGAAGCTCTCGGAATGCTTGTAACAGGGCAGTTCAGCCTTGATCATCTTGCGGGTCCTGTAGGGATATACAGCTATACCGGCGAAGTCGCAGCAATGGGTATCCTGGTACTCATGCAGTGGGCAGCCATTTTGAGTGTAAACCTGGGGATTATCAACCTTCTCCCGCTCCCTGCCCTGGATGGTGGACGACTGATGTTTATCGGACTTGAGGCTGTTAGAGGCAAGCCGATTGATCCGCAAAAAGAAGGTATGGTACACTTCATCGGGTTTGCCCTGCTCATGCTCCTGATGCTCGTGGTAACATGGAACGACATCAATAAGTTTTTCCTGTAA
- a CDS encoding proline--tRNA ligase, translated as MKQSTFLSPTLREAPSDAEVKSHQLMLRAGLIRQSSAGVYSFLPLGLKALKKVETIIREEMDKSGAQEMLMPAIQNAELWQESGRWEMYGPELMRVKDRHQREFALGPTHEEVITALVRDDVNSYKRLPMTLYQIQTKFRDERRPRFGILRSREFLMKDAYSFDKDFEGLDESYRKMYDAYTNVFTRCGLDFRAVVADSGAMGGKDTHEFMVLSDIGEDTIAYSNESSFAANIEIAPVNVSYEKRDEPLKELEKIDTPGKKSITDVADFLEKNPADLIKSMLFIVDGEPVLVLVRGDHEVNDIKIKHVLDAQMVELASDEQTKQHLGSITGFIGPVGAAKDLKIIADHAVKSVVNGVCGANETDTHYVNVNPERDLSDLEYSDLRLIQEGDPSPDGKGTIQFKEGIEVGHVFKLGTRYSESMKGTFLDENGKSQPMVMGSYGIGVSRTVAAIIEQHHDENGIVWPHSVAPFHVHLIPVNMKQEAQRELAEELYESLSSRYDVLFDDRAERPGVKFKDADLFGMPVRVTVGKKADEGILEVKLRNEEEKMEVHKDKLMDTISRHLKL; from the coding sequence ATGAAACAAAGCACATTTTTATCGCCAACATTAAGAGAAGCCCCAAGTGATGCGGAGGTTAAGAGCCATCAGCTTATGCTTAGGGCAGGATTGATCCGCCAGAGCTCTGCAGGTGTTTATTCGTTTCTGCCATTAGGGTTAAAAGCACTGAAAAAAGTGGAAACAATTATCCGTGAGGAAATGGACAAGTCGGGAGCCCAGGAAATGCTCATGCCGGCAATTCAAAATGCGGAACTGTGGCAGGAGAGCGGACGCTGGGAGATGTACGGTCCGGAACTTATGCGTGTAAAAGACCGTCACCAGAGAGAATTTGCTTTAGGTCCTACCCATGAGGAAGTTATCACAGCTCTTGTCCGTGATGATGTGAATTCCTATAAGCGTCTTCCTATGACACTCTATCAGATTCAGACAAAATTCCGTGATGAAAGACGCCCCCGTTTTGGAATCTTAAGATCACGTGAATTCCTTATGAAAGACGCATACTCCTTTGACAAAGACTTCGAAGGTCTCGATGAAAGCTACCGTAAAATGTATGACGCCTATACGAATGTCTTTACCCGCTGCGGACTCGATTTCCGTGCCGTCGTTGCCGATTCCGGTGCGATGGGAGGAAAGGACACACACGAATTTATGGTTCTCAGTGATATCGGTGAGGATACAATCGCTTATTCAAATGAATCGTCCTTTGCAGCGAACATTGAAATCGCTCCGGTTAATGTTTCGTATGAAAAGCGGGACGAGCCTCTAAAAGAGCTTGAAAAAATAGATACGCCAGGTAAGAAGTCCATTACCGATGTCGCTGATTTCCTGGAGAAAAACCCTGCAGACCTGATCAAGAGCATGCTGTTTATCGTAGATGGCGAGCCTGTTCTTGTTCTTGTAAGGGGAGACCATGAAGTAAATGACATCAAAATCAAGCATGTCCTTGATGCACAGATGGTGGAACTTGCAAGCGATGAACAGACGAAACAGCACTTAGGCAGCATTACAGGGTTTATCGGTCCGGTAGGTGCAGCAAAAGACTTAAAGATCATTGCAGACCATGCCGTAAAATCAGTTGTTAACGGCGTTTGCGGAGCAAATGAAACAGACACCCACTATGTGAATGTAAATCCGGAAAGGGACCTCTCTGATCTTGAATACAGTGATCTTCGTTTAATTCAGGAAGGAGATCCTTCACCGGATGGCAAAGGAACGATTCAGTTTAAGGAAGGAATTGAGGTTGGACACGTATTCAAACTCGGAACCCGCTACAGTGAATCGATGAAGGGAACATTCCTTGACGAGAATGGTAAATCCCAGCCGATGGTAATGGGAAGCTACGGGATTGGCGTTTCCAGAACGGTAGCCGCTATTATTGAGCAGCACCATGATGAAAACGGAATTGTATGGCCTCACAGCGTTGCACCATTCCACGTTCACCTTATTCCTGTAAATATGAAGCAGGAGGCCCAGAGGGAACTTGCGGAAGAGCTATACGAAAGCCTCAGTTCCCGCTATGATGTTCTGTTTGACGACCGGGCAGAGCGTCCGGGGGTTAAGTTTAAAGATGCCGACCTGTTTGGGATGCCTGTCCGTGTAACGGTAGGGAAAAAAGCAGATGAAGGTATTCTCGAAGTGAAGCTTCGTAATGAAGAAGAAAAAATGGAAGTCCATAAAGATAAACTGATGGATACCATTTCACGCCATTTGAAACTGTAA
- the nusA gene encoding transcription termination factor NusA, with amino-acid sequence MNSDFMDALTSIEKNKGIDKEIILEAIEQALITGYKRNFNQAQNVRVNIDREHGEIRVFAQKVVVEEVFDARLEISEDAAKSISPQYQVDDIVEIEVTPKDFGRIAAQTAKQVVTQRVREAERGIIYSDFIDREEDIMTGIVQRQDHRFIYVDLGKVEAIMPLNEQMPNESYKHNDRIKAFITKVEKTTKGPQIMISRTHPGLLKRLFELEVPEIYDGTVEIKSVSREAGDRSKIAVHAEDAEVDPVGSCVGQRGQRVQMIVNELKGEKIDIVRWSEDPKEYVANALSPSKVLQVTVNEEEKMTQVVVPDYQLSLAIGKRGQNARLAAKLTGWKIDIKSESDAEELGLYDPNAPLKEDTDLHDQEGFGDQEENYTEAASYEEEDFEK; translated from the coding sequence ATGAATAGTGATTTTATGGATGCTTTAACGAGCATTGAGAAGAACAAGGGCATCGACAAGGAAATCATTCTGGAAGCCATTGAACAAGCTTTAATTACAGGTTATAAACGTAATTTTAACCAGGCGCAGAACGTACGCGTCAACATTGACCGGGAGCACGGTGAAATCCGTGTATTCGCTCAGAAAGTGGTTGTGGAGGAAGTGTTTGATGCAAGGCTGGAAATTTCCGAAGATGCAGCCAAGTCCATCAGCCCGCAGTATCAGGTTGATGACATTGTTGAAATTGAAGTAACGCCGAAAGACTTCGGAAGAATCGCTGCCCAGACAGCGAAACAGGTAGTTACCCAGCGTGTACGTGAAGCGGAAAGAGGGATTATTTATTCTGACTTCATCGACCGTGAAGAAGATATAATGACTGGGATTGTTCAACGACAGGACCACCGTTTTATTTATGTGGATCTTGGTAAAGTTGAGGCGATCATGCCTTTAAACGAACAGATGCCTAACGAGTCGTATAAGCATAATGACCGCATAAAAGCCTTCATTACAAAAGTGGAGAAGACGACCAAAGGTCCTCAGATCATGATTTCACGCACTCATCCAGGCCTTCTAAAGCGTCTTTTTGAGCTTGAAGTACCTGAAATTTATGACGGAACAGTGGAAATCAAGTCTGTTTCCCGTGAGGCCGGAGACCGCTCAAAAATTGCGGTTCACGCAGAAGATGCGGAAGTGGATCCTGTAGGTTCCTGTGTCGGTCAGCGCGGTCAGCGAGTCCAGATGATCGTAAACGAACTTAAAGGCGAGAAGATCGATATCGTTCGCTGGTCAGAAGACCCTAAGGAATACGTGGCCAACGCCCTGAGCCCTTCCAAAGTCCTTCAGGTAACAGTAAATGAAGAAGAGAAGATGACTCAGGTTGTCGTTCCGGACTACCAGCTTTCACTGGCAATCGGGAAACGTGGCCAAAACGCCCGTCTGGCTGCAAAGCTTACAGGCTGGAAGATTGATATTAAGAGTGAATCCGATGCTGAAGAGCTGGGCCTATATGATCCGAATGCACCATTAAAGGAAGACACTGACCTTCATGACCAAGAAGGATTTGGCGATCAGGAAGAGAATTATACAGAAGCAGCCTCATATGAAGAAGAGGACTTTGAGAAATAA
- the rimP gene encoding ribosome maturation factor RimP, whose product MAGNIKTTIETMAQPIVEQMGLELVEAEFVKEGKNYFLRVYIDSDKGVDLDDCSAVSEKLSEALDKEDPIEEAYYLEVSSPGAERPLKKAEDVKKAIGKNVNVTTYAPIDGEKVFEGKLLDFDGERLTIQMIVKTRTRSVEVPYEKVAKARLAVIM is encoded by the coding sequence ATGGCAGGTAATATTAAAACAACAATTGAAACAATGGCACAACCAATTGTGGAACAAATGGGACTTGAACTGGTAGAAGCAGAGTTCGTCAAAGAAGGCAAAAACTACTTTCTCCGCGTCTACATTGATTCTGATAAAGGCGTTGACCTTGATGACTGTTCAGCAGTGAGCGAAAAACTGAGTGAAGCCCTCGATAAGGAAGACCCGATTGAGGAAGCATACTATCTGGAGGTTTCTTCACCAGGGGCTGAGCGTCCGCTCAAAAAAGCAGAAGATGTAAAAAAAGCAATAGGCAAAAATGTAAATGTAACGACCTACGCACCTATAGACGGTGAAAAGGTATTCGAGGGGAAGCTTCTCGACTTTGATGGTGAGAGGCTTACCATTCAGATGATTGTAAAAACGCGAACCCGTTCTGTTGAGGTTCCGTACGAAAAAGTAGCCAAGGCAAGACTTGCAGTCATCATGTAG
- a CDS encoding 1-deoxy-D-xylulose-5-phosphate reductoisomerase, protein MKTIILLGSTGSIGVQTLDVIRAHPEQFRLHALTCGRNIELAAQQIREFKPEFVCVQRKEDEEKLKTMIPGSVKTGYGREGLLEAVEQAEGDTIVNALMGSVGLEPTLRGMKAKKDVALANKETLVTAGHIVTRAAKENNVKLIPIDSEHSAIYQCLEGNSEKEVERLILTASGGSFRDKTRAELEGVTVEDALNHPNWSMGAKITIDSATMMNKGLEVIEARWLFDMPYEMIDVILHKESMIHSMVEYIDGSVLAHLGMPDMKVPIQYALSLPDRLAMPDKKRLNLWEIGTLHFSKPDFERFRCLKIAYEAGRIGGTAPTVLNAANEEAVDAFLNGKIQFLQIETIIEQALESHSVIQNPDLDTIFEVDRMTRRFVQTDMK, encoded by the coding sequence ATGAAGACGATTATTTTACTAGGTTCGACCGGCTCCATTGGTGTCCAGACTCTGGACGTCATCAGAGCCCATCCGGAACAGTTCAGACTCCACGCTTTAACGTGCGGAAGAAACATTGAACTTGCAGCTCAACAAATCCGGGAATTCAAACCGGAATTTGTATGTGTTCAACGAAAAGAAGACGAAGAAAAATTGAAAACGATGATCCCTGGTTCAGTCAAAACCGGCTATGGCAGAGAAGGCCTTCTTGAAGCCGTGGAACAGGCGGAGGGGGACACGATTGTCAATGCTCTTATGGGCAGTGTCGGACTGGAGCCTACACTCAGAGGGATGAAGGCCAAGAAAGATGTAGCTCTTGCCAACAAGGAGACGCTCGTGACAGCGGGTCACATCGTAACCCGTGCTGCAAAAGAGAATAACGTAAAGCTGATTCCGATAGACAGCGAGCACTCTGCCATTTACCAGTGCCTTGAAGGGAATTCCGAAAAGGAAGTGGAGAGATTAATTCTTACGGCATCGGGAGGCAGTTTCCGTGATAAAACGAGAGCAGAGCTCGAAGGTGTGACAGTGGAGGATGCCCTGAACCACCCGAACTGGAGTATGGGAGCAAAAATTACTATCGATTCGGCAACGATGATGAACAAAGGGCTTGAAGTGATAGAGGCCCGCTGGCTGTTTGATATGCCTTACGAGATGATTGATGTGATCCTTCATAAAGAAAGCATGATCCACTCCATGGTAGAATATATTGATGGTAGCGTACTGGCCCACCTCGGTATGCCGGATATGAAAGTGCCGATTCAATATGCTTTGTCACTCCCGGACCGTCTTGCAATGCCTGATAAGAAAAGGTTAAACTTGTGGGAAATCGGAACGCTTCATTTTTCAAAGCCGGATTTTGAACGTTTTCGCTGTTTGAAGATTGCATACGAAGCGGGGCGGATCGGAGGAACAGCTCCAACTGTTCTTAATGCAGCAAATGAAGAGGCAGTGGATGCTTTCCTCAATGGGAAAATCCAGTTCCTTCAGATCGAAACGATCATCGAACAGGCGCTTGAGTCCCATTCAGTGATTCAAAACCCGGATCTTGATACAATCTTTGAAGTAGACCGTATGACCCGCCGTTTTGTTCAAACCGATATGAAGTAA
- a CDS encoding phosphatidate cytidylyltransferase, whose protein sequence is MKQRIITGVVAGAGFLAVILVGGLPFTFLIFLLATIAMAEILKMKGMSPFSYRGAIGFIFMWLLLLPENILNFDLIHLERTETFLLMIIVLLALTVISKNAFTFDEAGFIILSSVYIGFGFHYFLAARFLEDGLIFLFFVLILVWVTDSGAYFCGRFLGKHKLWPHISPKKTIEGSLGGIAFAILFGFIYSFFFPVYDSMLITLLFILVVSVSGQLGDLVESALKRHYSVKDSGQVLPGHGGILDRFDSLIFVMPILYLLSFIQ, encoded by the coding sequence ATGAAACAACGAATTATTACCGGTGTCGTTGCCGGCGCCGGATTTTTAGCTGTAATACTCGTTGGAGGGCTGCCATTCACCTTCCTTATCTTTTTGCTAGCGACCATTGCAATGGCTGAGATACTTAAAATGAAAGGGATGTCTCCTTTCTCCTATCGCGGGGCGATCGGATTTATTTTTATGTGGCTCCTTCTTTTACCTGAGAACATATTAAACTTTGATCTCATACACCTTGAGAGAACAGAGACGTTCCTGCTGATGATCATTGTTCTTCTGGCTTTGACGGTCATCTCCAAAAATGCGTTTACATTTGATGAAGCAGGTTTTATTATTCTGTCTTCAGTATACATAGGTTTTGGTTTTCATTATTTTTTAGCTGCCCGTTTTCTTGAAGACGGACTTATCTTTTTGTTCTTTGTCCTGATTCTTGTGTGGGTAACGGATTCCGGCGCATATTTCTGCGGCAGGTTTCTCGGTAAACATAAACTATGGCCCCATATCAGCCCGAAAAAAACGATTGAAGGCTCTCTTGGGGGAATCGCCTTTGCGATCCTGTTCGGATTTATTTATTCGTTTTTCTTCCCGGTATACGACTCTATGCTCATAACGCTTTTGTTTATCCTTGTGGTGAGTGTTTCGGGCCAGCTTGGGGACCTTGTGGAATCAGCCTTGAAAAGGCATTATTCTGTGAAAGATTCAGGACAGGTTCTCCCGGGACACGGAGGTATTCTTGACAGGTTTGACAGTTTAATCTTTGTCATGCCGATTTTATATTTACTATCATTCATTCAGTAG
- a CDS encoding PolC-type DNA polymerase III gives MKDELQIRRERFELLLEQVAMPGAITDNHVKGGYIEKLEVYKNEKRWHFAFCLPAVLPFPAFEVFRTTIIEGLKHIAKVELSLRYEEPVDPKSHIESYWPYFTECLKKTTNGLIRRLKEQVPSVEQNKLFLAAINDAEAEMMKRKVSEPLKALLVQTGFPSMQIDATVKESKEAYEKFVEKKQEEDHSKVVEAMMEKQKIEKKAKELGSQSAVAIGKPIKDEPKRMEEVQEEENNIVFQGYVFDAETRELRSGRTLLTFKMTDYTDSFLIKMFSKDKEDVPALEAIKKGMWLKVKGMIQHDTFVRDLTMMARDIQEVRPVEKQDLAPEDEKRVELHLHTPMSQMDAVTSVSKYIQQAKKWGHKAIAVTDHGVVQAYPEAYGAGKKEGVKILYGLEANLVDDGVPIAYNEADRNLSDDTYVVFDVETTGLSAVYNTIIELAAVKVKEGEIIDRFESFANPHEKLSPTIIDLTGITDDMVEGAPEVGDVLKDFHNWMGDAVLVAHNASFDMGFLDAGFKRIGYDKTPNPVIDTLELARLLYPNYRNYRLNTLCKKFNIELVSHHRAIYDAEATGHLLWKMVKDAGEQGITNHNQLNYQSTGDEYKKQRPNHCILLAKNQDGLRNIYRLVSKAHIDYFHRVPRIPRSVLAKNREGIIVGSGCDNGEVFDAMMQKAPEEVEEIAKFYDYLEVQPPANYYKLIEKEIVRDELALKEILKNIVELGEKLDKPVVATGNVHYLHQEDKIYRKILIASQGGANPLNRHSLPDVHFRTTDEMLECFSFLSEDKRKEVVVTNPNMIADDIDEIKPIPDDLYTPNLEGADDEMRDMTYSMAKSIYGDDLPEIVEARIEKELKSIISNGFSVIYLISQKLVKKSLDDGYLVGSRGSVGSSFVATMTEITEVNPLPPHYVCPDCKHSIFFDDGSVGSGFDLPDKNCEKCGAEYTKDGQDIPFETFLGFKGDKVPDIDLNFSGDYQPVAHNYTKELFGVDYVYRAGTIGTVAEKTAYGFVKGYEDDNQLRLRGAEIDRLVSGCTGVKRTTGQHPGGIIVVPDHLDIYDFSPIQFPADDRESEWKTTHFDFHSIHDNLLKLDILGHDDPTVIRMLQDLSGMDPQDIPVDDPEVFKLFSGTESLGVTEDQIMCKTGTYGIPEFGTRFVRQMLEDTKPSTFSELVQISGLSHGTDVWLNNAADLIADGTCVLKDVIGCRDDIMVYLQYKGLEDSLAFKIMEFVRKGKGLQEEWIEEMKKHGVPDWYIGSCLKIKYMFPKAHASAYVLMAVRIAYFKVHHPILFYAAYFTVRADDFDLDTMHRGSASIRKRMEEIYQKGLDAAPKEKSLVTVLELALEMCERGFSFQKVDLYRSKATEFVVDGDSLIPPFNALTGVGTNAAINIEKAKEGGEFLSKEDLQKRSKITKTVLQNLDDHGCLEGLPDSNQLSLF, from the coding sequence ATGAAAGATGAGCTTCAAATCCGCCGTGAACGGTTTGAGCTTCTGTTAGAACAAGTAGCGATGCCAGGTGCAATTACCGATAACCATGTTAAAGGCGGATACATAGAAAAGCTGGAAGTCTATAAAAATGAAAAACGCTGGCACTTTGCTTTTTGTCTGCCGGCTGTTCTTCCATTTCCGGCATTTGAGGTATTCCGGACTACGATTATAGAAGGCTTAAAGCATATCGCAAAGGTTGAACTCTCTCTCCGTTACGAGGAACCTGTCGATCCAAAGAGTCATATTGAGAGCTACTGGCCTTATTTTACAGAGTGTCTGAAAAAAACGACAAACGGCCTCATCCGCCGTCTGAAAGAGCAGGTCCCTTCAGTTGAACAGAACAAACTGTTTCTTGCTGCTATAAATGATGCTGAAGCGGAAATGATGAAGCGAAAAGTATCAGAACCGCTGAAAGCCCTTCTTGTTCAGACAGGATTTCCTTCCATGCAGATCGATGCAACTGTGAAAGAATCGAAGGAAGCTTACGAGAAGTTTGTAGAGAAAAAACAAGAAGAAGATCACTCCAAAGTTGTCGAAGCGATGATGGAGAAACAGAAAATAGAAAAGAAAGCAAAAGAACTTGGCAGTCAGTCGGCAGTTGCCATCGGTAAACCGATTAAAGACGAGCCTAAGCGAATGGAAGAAGTACAGGAAGAAGAAAACAATATTGTATTTCAAGGTTACGTATTTGATGCAGAAACAAGGGAACTCAGAAGCGGCCGAACCCTTCTGACCTTTAAAATGACCGACTATACCGATTCGTTCCTGATTAAGATGTTTTCAAAAGATAAAGAGGATGTTCCTGCGCTTGAAGCAATCAAAAAGGGTATGTGGCTGAAAGTAAAAGGTATGATCCAGCACGATACGTTTGTCCGGGACCTGACGATGATGGCGCGTGACATCCAGGAAGTACGGCCTGTTGAAAAACAGGATCTTGCTCCTGAGGATGAGAAACGTGTTGAGCTTCACCTTCATACACCAATGAGTCAGATGGATGCCGTAACAAGTGTCTCTAAATACATCCAGCAGGCAAAAAAGTGGGGACATAAAGCCATTGCCGTAACTGATCATGGTGTTGTCCAGGCCTATCCCGAAGCCTATGGAGCAGGCAAGAAAGAAGGGGTTAAAATCCTTTACGGTCTCGAAGCCAACCTGGTGGATGATGGTGTGCCGATTGCCTATAATGAAGCCGACCGAAATCTCTCTGATGATACGTATGTCGTCTTTGACGTCGAGACGACAGGACTGTCTGCTGTTTACAATACGATCATCGAGCTTGCTGCTGTAAAAGTGAAAGAAGGAGAGATCATCGACCGCTTTGAATCGTTTGCCAATCCCCATGAAAAGCTCAGTCCTACCATTATCGATCTTACGGGAATTACGGACGACATGGTTGAAGGGGCACCTGAAGTCGGAGATGTCCTGAAAGATTTCCACAATTGGATGGGGGATGCTGTCCTTGTAGCCCATAATGCAAGCTTTGATATGGGCTTTCTCGATGCCGGGTTTAAAAGGATCGGTTATGATAAAACACCAAATCCGGTCATTGATACACTGGAGCTTGCACGGCTTCTTTACCCGAACTACCGTAACTACCGGTTAAATACGCTCTGTAAGAAATTTAACATTGAACTGGTCTCCCATCACCGTGCCATCTATGATGCGGAAGCTACCGGCCATCTTCTCTGGAAAATGGTCAAGGACGCCGGAGAGCAAGGAATTACAAACCATAACCAGTTGAATTACCAGTCCACCGGTGATGAATATAAAAAACAAAGGCCTAATCACTGTATTCTTCTGGCAAAGAACCAGGACGGTCTTCGTAATATCTACCGTCTCGTTTCAAAAGCCCATATTGATTATTTCCACAGAGTCCCGAGAATTCCAAGGTCGGTGCTTGCTAAAAACCGGGAAGGGATTATCGTCGGCTCCGGATGTGACAACGGTGAAGTGTTCGATGCGATGATGCAGAAAGCACCGGAGGAAGTAGAGGAAATCGCAAAATTTTATGATTACCTGGAAGTCCAGCCTCCTGCCAATTATTATAAACTTATTGAAAAAGAAATCGTCCGGGATGAACTGGCTTTAAAAGAGATATTAAAAAACATTGTTGAACTCGGTGAGAAGCTTGATAAACCGGTAGTGGCAACCGGAAACGTCCACTACCTGCACCAGGAAGATAAAATCTACCGAAAGATTCTAATAGCAAGTCAGGGCGGCGCCAACCCCCTGAACCGTCATTCTCTGCCCGATGTCCACTTCAGGACTACAGATGAGATGCTCGAGTGTTTCTCCTTCCTTTCTGAGGATAAGAGAAAAGAGGTTGTGGTTACGAACCCTAATATGATCGCAGATGATATCGATGAGATTAAGCCCATACCTGATGACCTCTACACCCCCAACCTTGAAGGGGCAGATGATGAAATGCGTGATATGACTTATTCCATGGCAAAAAGCATTTACGGGGATGATCTTCCTGAAATTGTGGAAGCGCGTATTGAAAAAGAACTCAAGTCCATTATCAGCAACGGGTTCTCCGTTATTTATCTTATCTCTCAAAAACTCGTAAAAAAATCTCTTGATGACGGATATCTTGTTGGTTCACGGGGGTCAGTAGGGTCGAGCTTTGTAGCTACCATGACGGAAATTACAGAGGTGAATCCTCTGCCGCCGCACTATGTGTGTCCTGATTGCAAGCACAGTATATTCTTTGATGACGGCTCAGTCGGATCCGGGTTTGACCTTCCCGATAAAAACTGTGAAAAGTGCGGAGCAGAATATACAAAAGACGGGCAGGACATCCCCTTTGAAACCTTCCTTGGATTTAAAGGAGACAAAGTACCTGATATCGACTTAAACTTCTCAGGTGACTATCAGCCTGTTGCCCATAACTATACAAAAGAATTGTTCGGTGTTGATTATGTCTACCGTGCCGGAACGATCGGTACAGTAGCGGAAAAAACGGCATACGGATTCGTAAAGGGTTATGAAGATGACAACCAGCTCCGTCTGAGGGGAGCTGAGATTGACCGTCTTGTCTCCGGCTGTACCGGAGTCAAGAGGACCACCGGACAGCACCCCGGGGGGATCATTGTCGTACCGGATCACCTGGACATCTATGACTTTTCACCCATTCAGTTTCCTGCAGATGACCGGGAATCAGAATGGAAGACAACGCACTTTGACTTCCATTCGATCCACGATAATCTTTTGAAGCTTGATATCCTCGGACACGATGATCCGACGGTAATCAGGATGCTCCAGGACTTATCAGGGATGGACCCGCAGGATATCCCTGTTGACGACCCGGAAGTGTTTAAACTGTTCAGCGGTACAGAGTCACTCGGGGTAACGGAAGACCAGATCATGTGTAAGACCGGAACTTATGGAATTCCCGAATTTGGCACCCGTTTTGTAAGACAGATGCTTGAAGATACAAAGCCGAGCACGTTCAGCGAACTCGTTCAGATTTCCGGTCTTTCCCACGGAACGGATGTATGGCTGAATAATGCTGCCGACCTAATTGCCGATGGGACGTGTGTATTAAAAGACGTTATCGGATGCCGTGACGACATTATGGTGTATCTTCAGTACAAAGGGCTCGAAGACAGCCTTGCCTTTAAAATCATGGAATTTGTACGTAAAGGAAAAGGGCTCCAGGAAGAATGGATTGAAGAGATGAAAAAACACGGTGTGCCGGACTGGTATATCGGTTCGTGCCTTAAAATCAAGTACATGTTTCCGAAAGCCCACGCTTCGGCCTATGTTTTAATGGCAGTACGTATTGCGTACTTTAAGGTCCACCATCCGATCCTGTTCTATGCTGCGTATTTCACTGTCCGTGCCGATGACTTTGATCTGGATACAATGCACAGAGGTTCTGCAAGCATACGAAAGCGTATGGAAGAAATTTATCAGAAAGGCCTGGATGCAGCGCCAAAGGAAAAGAGTCTGGTAACCGTCCTGGAACTGGCTCTGGAAATGTGTGAGCGTGGTTTCTCTTTTCAGAAGGTCGATCTCTACCGTTCCAAGGCAACTGAGTTTGTTGTTGACGGGGACAGCCTGATCCCGCCGTTTAATGCTCTTACAGGTGTTGGTACAAATGCGGCAATCAACATTGAAAAGGCAAAAGAAGGCGGCGAGTTCCTCTCTAAAGAAGACCTGCAGAAGCGGAGTAAGATTACAAAAACCGTTCTTCAGAACCTTGACGATCACGGATGCCTCGAAGGACTTCCTGATTCAAACCAGCTGTCGCTGTTCTGA